One window from the genome of Helicobacter pylori encodes:
- a CDS encoding ABC transporter permease: MPNRSLIFFLIKRYLRFDKSQPFISITALLAFFGVAVGVMVLIVAMAIMNGMSKEFEKKLFVMNYPLTLYTTSPYGISEEVVQALEKKFPNLLFSPYLQTQSLIKSVHSMNGGVVFGVDFSKERRINEVLNDALKNTNENDLFKNPFNLIVGKSLRYSLNLDLNQKADLFFTELEPTGLTLSPIMKRFTIKGDFDSGLKSYDMSYMYSSLQAISAIRRLPLGLYDGVHVYSKAPMKDIENLRNALKTINHHGIGIEGWWQQNGNFFSAMELEKRALFIVLMLIILMASLNIISSLLMVVMNRRKEIALLFSMGSSQKEIQKTFFYLGNIIGLGGVILGVVLAFLSMYLLSVFPIISLPADVYGINTLPLDLSLMDFTLTLIGSIIIVGLSSYYPSKKASTIDALSVLRNE, from the coding sequence TTGCCAAATAGATCCTTAATCTTTTTCCTTATCAAGCGTTATTTGCGTTTTGATAAAAGCCAGCCATTTATTAGCATCACCGCTTTGTTGGCTTTTTTTGGCGTGGCGGTTGGCGTGATGGTTTTGATTGTGGCTATGGCGATCATGAACGGCATGAGTAAGGAATTTGAAAAAAAGCTTTTTGTGATGAATTACCCCTTAACGCTCTATACCACAAGCCCTTATGGGATCAGCGAAGAAGTGGTTCAAGCTTTAGAAAAAAAGTTCCCTAATTTGCTTTTTAGCCCCTATTTGCAAACCCAAAGCCTGATTAAAAGCGTGCATTCCATGAATGGCGGCGTGGTGTTTGGGGTTGATTTTTCTAAAGAAAGGCGCATCAATGAAGTTTTAAACGACGCTTTAAAAAACACCAATGAAAACGATCTTTTTAAAAACCCTTTTAATTTGATTGTGGGGAAAAGCTTGAGATACAGCTTGAATTTAGATCTCAATCAAAAAGCCGATTTGTTTTTCACCGAATTAGAGCCAACCGGTCTCACGCTCTCCCCTATCATGAAGCGTTTTACCATAAAAGGCGATTTTGATTCAGGGCTAAAATCTTATGACATGAGCTACATGTATTCTAGCCTTCAAGCCATAAGCGCGATCAGGAGATTGCCCTTAGGGCTTTATGATGGGGTGCATGTCTATTCTAAAGCGCCCATGAAGGATATTGAAAATTTACGCAACGCTTTAAAAACCATCAACCACCATGGCATAGGCATTGAAGGGTGGTGGCAGCAAAACGGGAATTTTTTCTCGGCTATGGAATTGGAAAAAAGAGCGTTATTCATTGTGCTCATGCTCATTATTTTAATGGCGTCTTTGAATATCATCAGCTCGCTTTTAATGGTGGTGATGAACAGGCGTAAAGAAATCGCTTTGCTTTTTAGCATGGGGAGCAGCCAAAAAGAAATCCAAAAAACCTTTTTTTATTTGGGTAATATCATTGGTTTGGGCGGTGTGATTCTTGGGGTGGTTTTAGCGTTTTTAAGCATGTATCTTTTAAGCGTGTTCCCTATCATCTCGCTCCCGGCGGATGTTTATGGTATTAACACTTTGCCTTTAGATTTGTCTTTAATGGATTTTACGCTCACTCTAATAGGCTCTATCATTATCGTAGGGCTTTCTTCTTATTACCCGTCTAAAAAAGCTTCTACTATTGACGCTTTAAGCGTGTTAAGGAATGAATAA
- the tig gene encoding trigger factor, giving the protein MNLEVKKIDTANARLSAKPSIENLEKRYDKIAQKIAQKVKIDGFRRGKVPLSLVKTRYQAQIDQDAQEEMIQEVLKNAFKELGIENKDLIGSPNLTKFEKKDTHFEIEADIGLKPTIVLDKIKECVPSVGVEIPNEEKINERLKQLAKDYAKFVDTDAQRKAQNDDKLIIDFEGFIDNAPFEGGKAENFTLILGSKQMLEYFEKALLGMQAGEEKEFPLTFPSGYHAEHLAGKEALFKVKLHQIQAREALEINDELAKIVLANEENATLELLKERVEGQLFLENKARLYNEELKEKLIENLDEKIVFDLPKTIIEQEMDLLFRNALYSMQATEVKSLQESQEKAKEKRESFRNDATKSVKITFIIDALAKEEKIGVHDNEVFQTLYYEAMMTGQNPESLIEQYRKNNMLAAVKMAMIEDRVLAYLLDKNLPKEQQEILEKMRPNAQKTQVG; this is encoded by the coding sequence ATGAATCTTGAAGTGAAAAAGATTGACACCGCTAACGCCCGTTTGAGCGCTAAACCTTCCATTGAAAATTTAGAAAAGCGTTATGATAAAATCGCTCAAAAAATCGCCCAAAAAGTTAAAATTGATGGCTTTAGAAGAGGTAAAGTCCCCCTTAGTTTAGTGAAAACCCGTTATCAAGCCCAAATTGATCAAGACGCTCAAGAAGAAATGATTCAAGAGGTTTTGAAAAACGCTTTTAAGGAATTAGGGATTGAAAATAAGGATTTAATCGGTAGCCCCAATCTCACTAAATTTGAAAAAAAAGACACGCATTTTGAAATAGAAGCGGATATTGGCTTAAAACCCACGATTGTTTTAGACAAGATCAAAGAGTGCGTGCCTAGCGTGGGAGTGGAAATCCCCAATGAAGAAAAAATTAATGAGCGTTTGAAACAGCTCGCTAAAGATTACGCGAAATTTGTGGATACTGACGCTCAAAGAAAAGCCCAAAACGACGATAAATTAATAATTGATTTTGAAGGTTTTATAGATAATGCACCTTTTGAAGGGGGCAAGGCTGAGAATTTCACTTTGATTTTAGGCAGTAAGCAAATGCTAGAATATTTTGAAAAGGCTCTTTTAGGCATGCAAGCGGGTGAAGAAAAAGAATTCCCTTTGACTTTCCCTAGTGGATACCACGCAGAGCATTTAGCCGGCAAAGAAGCCCTTTTTAAAGTGAAATTGCACCAGATTCAAGCGCGTGAAGCGTTAGAAATCAATGACGAACTCGCTAAAATCGTCTTAGCCAATGAAGAAAATGCGACTTTAGAGCTTTTAAAAGAAAGGGTTGAAGGGCAATTGTTTTTAGAAAATAAAGCCAGGCTCTATAATGAAGAGTTGAAAGAAAAATTGATTGAAAATTTAGATGAAAAGATCGTTTTTGATTTGCCTAAAACGATCATAGAGCAAGAAATGGATTTGTTGTTCAGGAACGCTCTTTATTCCATGCAGGCTACGGAAGTCAAATCCTTACAAGAAAGTCAAGAAAAAGCCAAAGAAAAGCGTGAGAGCTTTAGGAACGATGCGACAAAAAGCGTGAAAATCACTTTTATCATTGACGCTTTAGCGAAGGAAGAAAAAATTGGCGTGCATGATAATGAAGTCTTTCAAACTTTGTATTATGAAGCGATGATGACAGGGCAAAACCCAGAAAGTCTCATTGAGCAATACCGCAAAAATAACATGTTAGCGGCGGTGAAAATGGCGATGATTGAAGATAGGGTGTTGGCTTATTTGTTGGATAAAAACTTGCCTAAAGAGCAACAAGAAATTTTGGAAAAAATGAGGCCTAACGCTCAAAAAACTCAAGTGGGTTGA
- a CDS encoding outer membrane protein, which yields MDRLLKKGFLAFFLSVYLRADDLVTYTIAKEEYLGYQRFLAKKCLRGKTHPPCFAEPKKPKRKLFNIDKSSHYYGTSVVQMSWLQSREKFENHSKYRNIPFAEVSLIYGYKQFFPKKERYGFRFYVSLDYAYGFFLKNKGVLGDSLRESSQIPKSYREKLQRKETFINAIFYGAGADFLYKRAFGTLILGMNFVGETWFYETKIFKKWAKDPSSVYHPYMFQVMLNVGYRYRFSRYKNWAIEFGARIPFLTNDYFKTPLYTLHFKRNISVYLTSTYDF from the coding sequence TTGGACAGATTGCTTAAAAAGGGGTTTTTAGCGTTCTTTTTGAGCGTGTATTTAAGGGCTGATGATCTGGTTACTTATACGATTGCAAAAGAAGAATATCTAGGATACCAGCGGTTTTTAGCCAAGAAGTGTTTAAGGGGTAAAACCCACCCCCCATGTTTTGCTGAGCCTAAAAAGCCTAAAAGAAAACTTTTTAACATAGACAAAAGCTCCCATTATTATGGCACAAGCGTGGTGCAAATGTCATGGCTACAGAGTAGGGAAAAATTTGAAAACCATTCAAAATACCGAAACATTCCTTTTGCTGAAGTCAGTTTGATTTATGGCTATAAACAATTTTTTCCTAAAAAAGAGCGCTACGGCTTCCGTTTTTATGTCTCTTTGGATTATGCTTATGGGTTTTTTCTTAAAAATAAAGGCGTTTTAGGCGATAGTTTGAGGGAGAGTTCGCAAATCCCTAAAAGCTATAGAGAAAAGTTGCAAAGAAAAGAGACTTTTATCAACGCTATTTTTTATGGCGCGGGAGCTGACTTTTTATACAAACGCGCTTTCGGAACGCTGATTTTAGGGATGAATTTCGTGGGCGAAACCTGGTTTTATGAAACAAAGATTTTTAAAAAGTGGGCTAAAGATCCTTCAAGCGTTTATCACCCCTACATGTTTCAAGTGATGTTGAATGTGGGGTATCGTTACCGCTTTTCAAGGTATAAGAATTGGGCGATAGAATTTGGTGCGCGCATCCCTTTTTTAACCAATGATTATTTTAAAACCCCTTTATACACCCTTCATTTCAAGCGCAATATTTCTGTCTATCTCACTTCAACTTATGATTTTTAG
- the hofF gene encoding outer membrane beta-barrel protein HofF → MNYKIASAKNIATLLFLFSSQSEALDLGKIAKIKAGAESFSKVGFNNKPINTNKGLYPTETFMTVMAYMQVDFTELLPKSATANGHHLDGSLGGWGGAVIYDTTKDFINEVTGKTYGAMAWNYVGYWGGLVGQKPWASCGLATGNLTRGQYDKMTQAEMTQLSNQEALAASTCAKGYAAHTRNYVIYNAYLRYNYKDIFEIRGGRYESPADYMSGYNQGLDMTLNLGNFKFWWFSSFGRGFAYNEWLYNFYSPKTYTLKNGQTINPGVHAFYIIWNYKGFSIQPFVYFSPFNEYDPNFTITYDSNPTFTGLGFRSQTDVTVLNPFYAKRFWDTYQFGMPAGKNAHSLMIKQKFEWNEYNFGFGIYKSFGNANWMIGYHGNRLGFDFWTNTVYANTLNSLSYMMDANAFTVFAFGGGVHRKFLWGLLGRLTYGPRANEQVLSLNLGYKFTKNFSADIKFEYYNVLMHQGYKMGWNGPKLDSQPATDQDRSHIFTEIVWKL, encoded by the coding sequence ATGAACTATAAGATTGCATCTGCTAAAAATATCGCAACGCTTCTTTTTTTATTCTCTTCTCAAAGTGAAGCTCTTGATTTGGGTAAAATCGCTAAAATCAAAGCGGGTGCTGAAAGTTTCTCTAAAGTCGGTTTCAACAACAAACCTATCAACACTAATAAAGGGCTTTACCCTACCGAAACCTTTATGACGGTCATGGCTTACATGCAAGTGGATTTTACGGAGCTTTTGCCCAAAAGCGCTACGGCTAACGGGCACCATTTAGACGGGAGTCTTGGGGGTTGGGGGGGTGCTGTTATTTATGATACCACTAAGGATTTTATTAACGAAGTTACAGGGAAAACCTATGGGGCTATGGCTTGGAACTATGTGGGCTATTGGGGCGGTCTTGTGGGGCAAAAACCATGGGCTAGTTGCGGGTTAGCCACAGGGAATTTGACTCGAGGCCAATACGATAAGATGACTCAAGCTGAAATGACACAGTTGTCTAATCAAGAAGCTTTAGCGGCTTCCACTTGTGCAAAAGGTTATGCCGCTCACACCAGAAACTATGTGATTTATAACGCTTACTTGCGCTACAACTACAAAGATATTTTTGAAATTAGGGGCGGGAGATACGAATCCCCAGCGGATTACATGAGCGGTTACAACCAAGGCTTGGATATGACCTTAAACTTAGGGAATTTCAAATTCTGGTGGTTTAGCTCGTTTGGTCGTGGCTTTGCCTATAATGAGTGGCTTTATAATTTCTATTCGCCTAAAACCTACACTCTTAAAAACGGGCAAACCATAAACCCAGGGGTGCATGCCTTTTATATCATTTGGAATTACAAGGGTTTCAGCATTCAGCCTTTTGTCTATTTTTCACCCTTTAACGAATACGACCCTAACTTTACGATCACTTATGATAGTAACCCCACTTTTACTGGCTTGGGGTTTCGCTCTCAAACGGATGTTACCGTGCTTAATCCCTTTTATGCTAAAAGATTTTGGGACACCTATCAATTTGGCATGCCAGCCGGTAAAAACGCGCACAGCTTGATGATCAAACAAAAGTTTGAATGGAATGAATACAATTTTGGTTTTGGGATTTATAAATCCTTTGGGAACGCTAACTGGATGATAGGCTACCATGGTAACCGCTTGGGCTTTGACTTTTGGACGAACACCGTTTATGCAAACACCCTTAACTCTTTGTCTTACATGATGGACGCGAACGCTTTTACCGTGTTTGCCTTTGGCGGTGGGGTGCATAGGAAATTCCTTTGGGGCTTATTGGGGCGTTTGACTTATGGGCCTAGAGCTAATGAACAAGTCTTATCGCTCAACTTGGGCTATAAATTCACTAAAAATTTCTCAGCCGACATTAAATTTGAATATTATAATGTTTTGATGCATCAAGGCTATAAAATGGGGTGGAACGGGCCAAAATTAGACAGCCAGCCTGCCACCGATCAAGACAGGAGCCATATTTTCACCGAAATCGTGTGGAAGCTTTAA
- a CDS encoding heavy metal translocating P-type ATPase, which translates to MQEYHIHNLDCPDCASKLERDLNKLDYVKKAQINFSTSKLFLDTSDFEKVKDFIKQNEPHLSLSFKEAAEKPLSFTPLIATIAVFLGAILILHLEPSPFIEKAVFVVLALVYLVSGKDVILGAFRGLRKGQFFDENALMLIATIAAFCVGAYEESVSIMVFYSAGEFLQKLAIARSKKSLKALVDVAPNLAYLKKGDALVSVAPEDLRINDIVVVKVGEKVPVDGVVIKGESLLDERALSGESMPVNVSERSKVLGGSLNLKAVLEIQVEKLYKDSSIAKVVDLVQQATNEKSETEKFITKFSRYYTPSVLFIALMIAVLPPLFSMGSFDEWIYRGLVALMVSCPCALVISVPLGYFGGVGAASRKGILMKGVHVLEVLTQVKSIAFDKTGTLTKGVFKVTDIVPQNGHSKEEVLHYASCSQLLSTHPIALSIQKACEEMLKDDKHQHDIKNYEELSGMGVKVQCHTDLIIAGNEKMLDQFHIAHSPSKENGTIVHVAFNQTYIGYIVISDEIKDDAIECLRDLKAQGIENFCILSGDRKSATESIAQTLGCEYHASLLPEEKTSVFKTFKERYKAPAIFVGDGINDAPTLASADVGIGMGKGSELSKQSADIVITNDSLSSLVKVLAIARKTKSIIWQNILFALGIKAVFIVLGLMGVASLWEAVFGDVGVTLLALANSMRAMRA; encoded by the coding sequence ATGCAAGAATACCACATTCACAATTTGGATTGCCCTGATTGCGCGTCTAAATTAGAAAGGGATTTAAACAAATTAGACTATGTGAAAAAAGCTCAAATCAATTTCAGCACCAGTAAGCTGTTTTTGGATACGAGCGATTTTGAAAAGGTTAAGGATTTTATTAAGCAAAACGAACCGCATTTGAGTCTGTCTTTTAAAGAAGCCGCAGAAAAGCCCTTGAGTTTTACCCCACTCATCGCCACAATCGCTGTCTTTTTAGGCGCGATTTTAATCTTACACCTTGAACCTAGCCCTTTCATTGAAAAAGCGGTGTTCGTGGTATTAGCTTTAGTGTATCTAGTGAGCGGTAAAGATGTGATTTTAGGGGCGTTTCGTGGGCTTAGAAAAGGGCAATTTTTTGATGAAAACGCTCTCATGCTCATTGCGACTATCGCGGCTTTTTGCGTGGGGGCTTATGAAGAGAGCGTCTCTATCATGGTGTTTTATTCAGCGGGCGAATTTTTGCAAAAACTCGCTATCGCTCGCTCTAAAAAATCCCTTAAGGCTTTGGTGGATGTCGCCCCTAATTTAGCCTACTTGAAAAAGGGCGATGCATTAGTGAGCGTTGCGCCTGAAGATTTAAGAATTAATGACATTGTGGTGGTGAAAGTCGGCGAAAAAGTGCCTGTTGATGGCGTGGTGATCAAGGGCGAAAGTTTGCTAGATGAAAGGGCGTTGAGTGGGGAGTCCATGCCTGTTAATGTCAGCGAACGCTCTAAAGTTTTAGGGGGGAGCTTGAATTTAAAGGCGGTCCTTGAAATTCAAGTAGAAAAACTTTATAAAGATTCTTCTATCGCTAAAGTGGTGGATTTAGTCCAACAAGCCACGAATGAAAAGAGCGAAACGGAGAAATTTATCACTAAATTTTCACGCTACTACACCCCGAGCGTTTTATTCATTGCTTTAATGATTGCTGTATTACCGCCCTTGTTTTCTATGGGGAGCTTTGATGAGTGGATTTATAGGGGGCTTGTGGCTTTAATGGTGAGCTGTCCTTGCGCGTTAGTGATTTCTGTGCCTTTAGGGTATTTTGGAGGCGTGGGAGCAGCGAGCCGAAAGGGCATTTTAATGAAAGGCGTGCATGTTTTAGAGGTGCTTACCCAAGTTAAAAGCATCGCTTTTGATAAAACCGGCACTTTGACTAAAGGCGTTTTTAAAGTAACAGATATTGTGCCGCAAAACGGGCATTCTAAAGAAGAAGTTTTGCATTACGCTTCTTGCTCGCAGCTTTTATCCACGCACCCGATCGCTTTATCCATTCAAAAAGCATGCGAAGAAATGTTAAAGGACGATAAGCACCAGCATGACATTAAAAATTATGAAGAATTGAGCGGGATGGGGGTTAAAGTGCAATGCCATACGGATCTAATCATCGCAGGGAATGAAAAAATGCTCGATCAATTCCATATCGCGCACAGCCCTTCCAAAGAAAACGGCACGATCGTGCATGTGGCTTTTAACCAAACTTATATCGGCTACATCGTCATTAGCGATGAGATTAAAGATGACGCCATAGAGTGCTTAAGGGATTTGAAAGCGCAAGGGATAGAAAATTTTTGCATTTTGAGCGGGGACAGGAAAAGCGCGACTGAAAGCATCGCTCAAACTCTAGGCTGTGAATATCATGCGAGCTTGTTGCCTGAAGAAAAAACGAGCGTGTTTAAAACCTTTAAAGAACGCTATAAAGCCCCGGCGATTTTTGTAGGCGATGGCATCAATGACGCTCCGACTCTAGCGAGCGCTGACGTGGGGATTGGCATGGGGAAAGGCTCAGAATTGAGCAAGCAAAGCGCAGACATTGTGATCACTAATGACTCCTTAAGCTCTTTAGTGAAAGTTTTAGCGATCGCTAGAAAAACTAAAAGCATTATTTGGCAAAATATTTTGTTTGCTTTAGGGATTAAGGCGGTTTTTATCGTGCTAGGGCTTATGGGGGTAGCGAGCTTGTGGGAAGCGGTTTTTGGCGATGTGGGGGTTACGCTTTTAGCCTTAGCCAATTCCATGCGCGCGATGAGGGCTTAA
- the clpP gene encoding ATP-dependent Clp endopeptidase proteolytic subunit ClpP encodes MGYIPYVIENTDRGERSYDIYSRLLKDRIVLLSGEINDSVASSIVAQLLFLEAEDPEKDIGLYINSPGGVITSGLSIYDTMNFIRPDVSTICIGQAASMGAFLLSCGAKGKRFSLPHSRIMIHQPLGGAQGQASDIEIISNEILRLKGLMNSILAQNSGQSLEQIAKDTDRDFYMSAKEAKEYGLIDKVLQKNVK; translated from the coding sequence ATGGGATACATTCCTTATGTAATAGAGAATACCGATCGTGGGGAGCGCAGCTATGATATTTACTCGCGCCTTTTAAAGGATCGCATTGTTTTATTGAGCGGTGAGATTAATGACAGCGTGGCGTCTTCTATCGTGGCCCAACTCTTGTTTTTGGAAGCTGAAGATCCTGAAAAAGACATTGGCTTGTATATCAATTCTCCCGGTGGGGTGATAACAAGCGGTCTTAGCATTTATGATACGATGAATTTTATCCGCCCTGATGTTTCCACGATTTGCATCGGTCAAGCGGCTTCTATGGGGGCGTTTTTACTGAGCTGTGGGGCTAAGGGCAAGCGCTTTTCATTGCCTCATTCAAGGATTATGATCCACCAGCCTTTAGGGGGGGCTCAAGGGCAAGCGAGCGATATTGAAATCATTTCTAACGAGATCCTCAGGCTTAAGGGTTTGATGAATTCTATTCTAGCTCAAAACTCAGGGCAGAGCTTGGAACAAATCGCTAAAGACACGGACAGGGATTTTTACATGAGCGCCAAAGAAGCTAAAGAGTATGGCTTGATTGATAAAGTGTTGCAGAAAAATGTGAAGTGA
- a CDS encoding restriction endonuclease subunit S, whose amino-acid sequence MDALMLPSNWQRVRLGDIGKPCMCKRVMKHQTTRYGEIPFYKIGTFGNTADAFISKKLFLEYKTKYSFPKKGDILISASGTIGRAVIYDGKPAYFQDSNIVWIDNDETLVKNDFLFYAYSNIKWNTEHTTILRLYNDNFRNTLIPLPPLNEQIAIANILSDVDRYLYSLDALILKKEGVKKALSFELLSQRKRLKGFNQNWQRVRLGDVANYLTSNLNVEQITQQGKIKVYDVNNFIGYTDTTFISDKPYISIVKDGSVGRVRILPPKTNILSTMGALIANYKTTTEFLFYLLSNFDFKNFTSGSIIPHIYFKDYKEKTIFLPPLNEQIAIANILSALDNEIISLKNKKRQFENIKKALNHDLMSAKIRVLKQ is encoded by the coding sequence ATGGACGCATTAATGCTGCCCTCAAATTGGCAAAGAGTAAGGCTTGGGGATATTGGCAAACCATGCATGTGTAAAAGAGTTATGAAACATCAAACAACACGATATGGCGAAATTCCATTCTATAAAATAGGCACATTTGGCAACACCGCTGATGCCTTTATTTCAAAAAAGCTATTTTTAGAATACAAAACAAAATATTCTTTTCCAAAAAAAGGCGATATTTTAATCTCTGCTTCCGGAACTATTGGTAGGGCAGTCATTTATGATGGAAAACCCGCTTATTTTCAAGACTCAAATATTGTTTGGATTGACAACGATGAAACATTAGTAAAAAATGATTTTTTATTTTATGCTTATTCTAATATTAAATGGAATACAGAACATACAACTATCTTAAGACTTTATAACGATAATTTTAGAAATACTTTAATCCCCCTACCTCCCCTAAACGAACAAATCGCTATCGCTAACATTTTAAGCGATGTGGATCGTTATCTTTATTCTTTAGACGCCCTCATTCTTAAAAAAGAGGGCGTTAAAAAAGCTTTAAGCTTTGAACTATTGAGCCAAAGAAAACGCTTGAAAGGCTTCAATCAAAATTGGCAAAGAGTGAGACTTGGGGATGTTGCCAACTATTTAACATCAAATTTAAACGTAGAACAAATCACGCAACAAGGAAAAATTAAAGTCTATGATGTGAATAATTTCATAGGCTATACAGATACAACTTTCATTAGTGATAAGCCTTATATTTCTATTGTTAAAGATGGCAGTGTAGGCAGAGTAAGGATTTTGCCGCCTAAAACAAATATTTTATCTACTATGGGGGCGTTAATTGCTAATTATAAGACAACAACAGAGTTTTTATTTTATTTGTTATCTAATTTTGATTTTAAAAATTTCACAAGCGGTAGCATAATACCGCATATTTATTTCAAAGATTATAAAGAAAAGACTATTTTTTTACCCCCTCTAAACGAACAAATCGCTATCGCTAACATTTTAAGTGCTTTGGATAATGAAATCATTAGCCTTAAAAACAAAAAACGCCAATTTGAAAACATCAAAAAAGCTTTAAACCACGATTTAATGAGCGCTAAAATCAGGGTTTTAAAACAATAA
- a CDS encoding YifB family Mg chelatase-like AAA ATPase — translation MINTIFCATMQRGVAEIVAVEATFTRALPAFVISGLANNSIQEAKQRVQSALQNNDFTFPPLKITINLSPSDLPKSGSHFDLPIALLIALQKQELAFKEWFAFGELGLDGKIKPNPNIFPMLLDIAIKHPHAKIIAPKANEELFSLIPNLQCFFVDHFKEALEILQNPEIKADTHTKKLPFKTIELNDKEYYFSDAYALDFKEVKGQAVAKEAALIASAGFHNLILEGSPGCGKSMIINRMRYILPPLSLNEILEATKLRILSEQDSAYYPLRSFRNPHQSASKSSILGSSSLKEPKPGEIALAHNGMLFFDELPHFKKDILEALREPLENNKLVISRVHSKIEYETSFLFVGTQNPCLCGNLLSATKACRCQDREIAQYKNRLSEPFLDRIDLFVQMEEGNYKDTPSHSWTSKEMHELVLLAFKQQKLRKQSAFNGKLNEEQIERFCPLNFEAKKLLEQAIERFNLSMRSVNKVKKVARTIADLNACENIEKSHMLKALSFRKIS, via the coding sequence ATGATTAACACGATATTTTGCGCGACCATGCAAAGGGGGGTGGCAGAAATCGTGGCTGTGGAGGCGACTTTCACAAGGGCTTTGCCGGCGTTTGTGATTTCAGGCTTGGCTAATAACTCTATCCAAGAAGCCAAGCAACGGGTCCAATCGGCTTTACAAAATAACGATTTCACTTTCCCGCCTTTAAAAATCACCATCAACCTTTCCCCTTCAGATTTACCCAAATCCGGGAGCCATTTTGATTTGCCTATCGCTCTTTTAATCGCTTTGCAAAAACAAGAGTTGGCTTTTAAAGAGTGGTTTGCTTTTGGGGAGTTAGGGCTTGATGGCAAGATCAAACCCAATCCTAACATTTTCCCCATGCTTTTAGATATTGCCATTAAGCACCCCCATGCTAAAATCATTGCGCCTAAGGCTAATGAGGAGCTTTTTTCGCTTATCCCTAATTTGCAATGCTTTTTTGTGGATCATTTTAAAGAAGCTTTAGAAATTTTGCAAAACCCTGAAATCAAAGCAGACACCCACACGAAAAAACTACCCTTTAAAACGATAGAATTGAACGATAAAGAGTATTATTTTTCAGACGCCTATGCCTTGGATTTTAAAGAAGTTAAGGGGCAAGCTGTCGCTAAAGAAGCCGCTTTAATCGCTAGCGCTGGGTTTCATAACTTGATTTTAGAGGGAAGTCCAGGGTGTGGGAAAAGCATGATTATTAATCGCATGCGTTATATCTTGCCTCCCTTAAGCCTGAATGAAATCCTAGAAGCGACAAAATTACGCATTTTAAGCGAGCAAGACAGCGCCTATTACCCTTTAAGGAGTTTTAGAAACCCTCACCAAAGCGCTTCAAAATCCAGCATTTTAGGCTCAAGCTCTTTAAAAGAGCCAAAACCTGGCGAAATCGCGCTAGCGCATAACGGCATGCTTTTTTTTGATGAATTGCCCCATTTTAAAAAGGATATTTTGGAAGCTTTAAGAGAGCCTTTAGAAAACAATAAATTGGTGATCTCACGAGTGCATAGCAAGATTGAATACGAAACCTCTTTTTTATTTGTGGGGACTCAAAACCCTTGTTTGTGCGGGAATTTACTCAGCGCGACCAAAGCATGCCGTTGCCAAGACAGAGAAATCGCGCAGTATAAAAACCGCTTGAGCGAGCCTTTTTTGGATAGGATTGATTTGTTTGTGCAAATGGAAGAGGGGAATTATAAAGACACGCCATCGCATTCTTGGACTTCAAAAGAGATGCATGAATTAGTATTATTAGCTTTCAAACAGCAAAAGTTAAGGAAACAGAGCGCTTTTAATGGTAAGCTTAACGAAGAGCAGATCGAACGATTTTGCCCTTTAAATTTTGAAGCAAAAAAGTTGTTAGAGCAGGCGATTGAAAGGTTTAATCTGTCCATGCGTTCTGTCAATAAGGTTAAAAAAGTCGCTAGAACGATTGCGGATTTAAACGCTTGCGAGAATATAGAAAAATCTCACATGCTTAAAGCGCTGAGTTTTAGAAAGATTTCTTAA
- the def gene encoding peptide deformylase, with protein MALLEIIHYPSKILRTISKEVVSFDAKLHQQLDDMHETMIASEGIGLAAIQVGLPLRMLIINLPQEDGVQHKEDCLEIINPKFIETGGSMMYREGCLSVPEFYEEVERFEKVKIEYQNRFAEVKVLEASELLAVAIQHEIDHLNGVLFVDKLSILKRKKFEKELKELQKKQKHK; from the coding sequence ATGGCGTTACTAGAGATTATCCATTACCCTTCTAAAATCTTAAGAACGATTTCTAAAGAGGTTGTTTCTTTTGATGCAAAACTCCACCAACAGCTAGACGACATGCATGAGACTATGATCGCTAGTGAGGGGATAGGGCTAGCCGCTATTCAAGTGGGCTTGCCTTTAAGAATGCTCATCATCAATCTCCCGCAAGAAGACGGCGTGCAACACAAAGAAGACTGCTTGGAAATCATTAACCCTAAGTTTATAGAAACTGGGGGGTCAATGATGTATAGAGAGGGGTGCTTGTCTGTGCCGGAATTTTATGAAGAGGTGGAGCGTTTTGAAAAGGTTAAGATAGAGTATCAAAACCGCTTCGCTGAAGTGAAAGTTTTAGAAGCGAGCGAGCTTTTAGCGGTAGCCATTCAGCATGAGATCGATCACCTTAATGGCGTGTTATTCGTGGATAAATTATCCATTTTGAAGCGTAAGAAATTTGAAAAAGAACTCAAAGAGCTGCAAAAAAAACAAAAACACAAGTAA